In Gossypium hirsutum isolate 1008001.06 chromosome D06, Gossypium_hirsutum_v2.1, whole genome shotgun sequence, one genomic interval encodes:
- the LOC121202878 gene encoding vesicle-fusing ATPase produces MAGWFGSQSYTVATMTVTSTPSPDLAFTNLAYCSPSDLQSFAVPGSRLFLVNVGDAFVLSISPHESIRSKYIALNAIHRRLAKVSNGDTVSVSRFVPPENFNLALLRVELEFVKKGTKNEQVDAVHLANQLRKRFVNQVMTAGQKVTFEYHGNNYIFTINQAQLEGQETSIVPERGMISNDTYFIFEAQNSSGIKIVNQREAASSSIFRQKEFNLQSLGIGGLSAEFADIFRRAFASRVFPPHVTNKLGIKHVKGMLLYGPPGTGKTLMARQIGKMLNGKEPKIINGPEVLSKFVGETEKNVRDLFADAENDQRTCGDESDLHVIIFDEIDAICKSRGSTRDGTGVHDSIVNQLLTKIDGVESLNNVLLIGMTNRKDLLDEALLRPGRLEVQVEISLPDENGRLQILQIHTNKMKENSFLAPDVNLQELAARTKNYSGAELEGVVKSAVSFALNRQVSMDDLTKPVDEENIKVTMDDFLSALLEIVPAFGASTDDLERCRLNGMVYCGDRHKHIYQRAMLLVEQVKVSKGSPLVTCLLEGSSGSGKTALAATVGIDSDFPYVKIVSAESMIGLHESTKCAQIVKVFEDAYKSPLSIIILDDIERLLEYVAIGPRFSNLISQTLLVLLKRLPPKGKKLLVIGTTSEVGFLDSVGICDAFSVTYHLPSLKTDDAKKVLEQLNVFAEEDISEAAEALSDMPIKKLYMLIEMAAQGEQGGAAEAIFSGREKIKLAHFYDCLQDVIRY; encoded by the exons ATGGCGGGCTGGTTCGGATCGCAATCATATACGGTTGCCACCATGACTGTCACCAGTACACCGTCTCCAGATCTCGCTTTTACTAATCTTGCTTACTGCTCACCGTCCGATCTTCAGAGCTTCGCCGTCCCTGGCTCCAGACTCTTCCTTGTTAATGTTGGCGATGCCTTTGTTCTTTCCATCTC TCCTCATGAAAGCATTCGCAGTAAATATATTGCCCTTAATGCTATTCATCGTCGGCTTGCGAAGGTTTCTAATGGTGACACTGTATCAGTGAGCAG ATTTGTTCCACCTGAAAATTTCAACCTTGCACTGCTTAGGGTTGAGTTGGAATTTGTGAAGAAGGGTACTAAAAATGAACAG GTTGATGCTGTTCATCTGGCTAACCAGCTTAGAAAGAGGTTTGTGAATCAG GTTATGACAGCTGGGCAAAAAGTTACATTTGAGTATCATGGTAATAACTATATTTTCACAATCAACCAAGCTCAACTAGAGGGGCAAGAAACTTCTATTGTTCCTGAAAGGGGGATGATTTCCAATGATACCTACTTTATCTTCGAAGCACAAAATTCAAGTGGAATAAAG ATCGTCAATCAACGTGAAGCTGCCAGTAGTAGCATCTTTAGGCAGAAAGAGTTTAATCTACAATCATTGGGTATTGGTGGCTTAAGTGCAGAGTTTGCTGATATATTTCGGAGAGCTTTTGCATCCCGTGTTTTTCCTCCTCATGTGACTAACaa GTTGGGGATTAAACATGTAAAAGGCATGCTGCTTTATGGACCTCCTGGTACTGGCAAAACTCTCATGGCTCGTCAAATTGGAAAGATGTTGAACGGAAAGGAACCAAAG ATCATTAACGGTCCTGAAGTCCTGAGCAAGTTTGTTGGTGAAACTGAGAAGAATGTTAGGGACCTATTTGCAGATGCTGAGAATGATCAAAGGACTTGTG GTGACGAAAGTGATTTGCATGTcataatttttgatgaaattgatgctATATGTAAG TCAAGAGGCTCAACTAGAGATGGTACCGGAGTTCATGACAGCATTGTGAACCAGCTGCTTACCAAG ATAGATGGAGTGGAGTCTCTAAATAATGTTTTGCTTATTGGAATGACCAACAGAAAGGATCTGCTTGATGAAGCCCTTTTGAG GCCAGGACGTTTGGAGGTTCAAGTTGAGATAAGTCTTCCTGACGAAAATGGTCGTTTGCAGATTCTTCAGATCCACACAAACAAGATGAAAGAGAATTCTTTTCTTGCTCCTGATGTCAACCTTCAAGAGCTTG CTGCTCGTACAAAGAATTACAGTGGAGCCGAGCTTGAAGGTGTGGTGAAAAGTGCAGTGTCTTTTGCTTTGAATAGACAGGTAAGTATGGATGATCTAACAAAGCCAGTGGATGAAGAGAACATTAAAGTTACAATGGATGATTTTCTCAGTGCACTCCTAGAAATCGTTCCTGCATTTGGAGCCTCCACTGATGACCTTGAGCGATGCAG gcttaatggcATGGTGTATTGTGGTGATCGACACAAGCATATTTATCAGAGAGCCATGCTACTGGTAGAGCAGGTCAAAGTAAGCAAAGGAAGTCCTCTTGTTACTTGTCTTTTAGAAGGGTCAAGTGGAAG TGGCAAAACAGCATTGGCAGCTACTGTTGGCATTGACAGTGATTTCCCATATGTCAAGATA GTCTCAGCTGAATCAATGATTGGTCTTCATGAGAGTACAAAATGCGCACAGATTGTCAAG GTATTTGAGGATGCATACAAGTCACCCTTGAGCATCATTATCCTTGATGACATAGAAAG GCTACTGGAGTATGTTGCTATTGGGCCccgtttttcaaatttaatttctcaGACATTGTTGGTCCTTCTCAAACGTCTTCCACCTAAG GGGAAAAAACTTCTGGTGATAGGTACAACTAGTGAGGTGGGTTTCTTAGATTCAGTTGGCATTTGTGATGCTTTTTCTGTCACCTACCATCTTCCTTCATTGAAGACAGATGATGCAAAGAAG GTGTTGGAACAACTGAATGTATTTGCTGAAGAAGATATCAGTGAAGCTGCTGAAGCGCTGAGTGAT ATGCCTATAAAAAAGCTTTATATGTTGATTGAGATGGCAGCTCAAGGAGAACAAGGTGGAGCAGCGGAGGCAATCTTCTCTGGCCGAGAGAAGATTAAGCTTGCGCACTTTTACGACTGCCTCCAGGATGTCATCCGGTATTAG